TGCGAGCGGTAGCGCCCGCTTCTCTTAATGGCTGATAAAAATTACGAATAGAGCGTGAACCATCGGTATTTTGACTGCCATATTTTTTGTCACCAAGACCTTGAATAACATTAATTTTTTGCCAATCTGCGTCTAGCTCGTCTGCCACAATCATAGGGATACTGGTGCGAATCCCTTGCCCCATCTCTGAGCGGTGAACAATTATGCCAACAGTATCATCGGCATTAATGTGAACATAAACACTTGGTTCAAATTTAGTGCTAGCTGGAGCGGCAAAGGCTTTTGGCAAACCGCTTACTTCTGGAAAATTAACCGCCAGCACTAAAGCTCCAGAGCCTAAACCCAAGTTTTTTAAAAACGAGCGACGGCTAACATTTTCAACACTATTTTTCGTTGCCATTGTTATGCCCCTTGTTTACCGGTTGAAAGTTTGCCAGTTGAACCAACATCAACAGCCAAATCGTCGACATTCGCGGTACTTGTTGATAAATCTGCCGCTAAATGAATCGCTTTTTTAATTCTTTCATAAGTGCCACAACGACAAATGTTGCCACTCATGGCTTGTTCAATTTGCGCATCGTTAGGGTTTGGATTCGTTGCAAGTAACGCAGCCGCAGACATCATTTGGCCCGATTGACAATAACCACATTGTGGCACATTCAGTGTTTGCCACGCTTGTTGAACAGGGTGGTCACCATCGCTTGATAAGCCTTCAATGGTAGTAATTTTTTGCCCATTAACAGCCGAGACTGGGGTGGCACAAGAGCGCACAGGTTGGCCATTCAAATGAACGGTACAAGCGCCACATAGCCCTTTACCGCAACCGTACTTAGTACCTGTGTAATTAAGAATATCTCGCAGCGCCCACAATAGCGGCATATTTTCATCATCGCTATATTGGTGCGCGCGACCGTTTACATTTAAGGTGATCATGTTTGCTTCCTTGATAGCTTCACTAGGTTGTTATCAGTACTGCTATGTTTTGTTTCATTGACTTTACATCATTGATTTTATTATTTTTAGCTTACCTTTCTAAAGGATAGAAAGGTTACTTTGACAGCTATAACTATACGCCAAAACTGGCTGATATGTTTAAGCTTTGCGTTGAAATTGCAGTTTTCTGAGTTGCTCTGGCGTATCTAAATCGGCTTTTGCGTTAGTAAGCTCAATCTGCTCGACTAATTGCTTACTTTGAGCTCGCAATTTAGCCAGCACAAACTTTGCACCTTCTTTACCGTCTAGCTTGCTAAGTTGATCAAAAAGCGCTTGCGAGAATATCACTGGCGGGCCAAATTCAACGGAATTATTGTCTGTTTCAGTCCAACAGCTTATGGTTGCAAGTTGCTCTCCCATTGAGTGTCCAGTAATCAACTTCGCAATATCTTGCTCAGTGACTTGCCACTGATCCACTAGCATTAGTAACAGACCGCTAGCATTAGACGCATTGATAATATTGCAAACCCCGCAAGCAATTGAGGAACCCATTCCCGTTGACCACTTGCTATTTTCAATTATGTTCACCGGCAAAGGCGCTAATAATTTTTGGTAAGTTTCAGCTTCATGACCGATAACAACAGTTACGTTATTGCTGAGCTTTAAGGCGAGTTTAATTTGGCGGATTAGTAGATATTCACCATCGATTTTAACTAGCTGCTTAGCTTGTCCTAAACGTGAGGAGCTACCTGCGGCCAAAATTAAAATAGCAAAATCTTTAGTTGCGATCTTCACATGAAATACCCACTTACCTGATATGTCATTATTTCACATACTGATAGGTCAAATAATGGTGCGCTATAAAGTAGCATGAGCGATAATAGTTGTAATAAAAAAGGTATGAAAATTATAGTAGGTAAATAAAAGCTTTCAGAATTTGGGCTGTTTGCAACGGGTGAGCACGCTTTATGGAATTTGCCTAACTCTTTAAGCAAAACCAGGAAGTGATAAATCACCTCAAAATAAATAAACAACACCTAGCCAATAAATGACTAGATATTGTTGAATATCGATAGATAAAAATAAAGCAAGCTAGCTAGCTATTGAACTAACTTTATATACTCAGGATCTTGAGTTTCAATATTTTTTCTCTGAGCCTTTCGCTGAGCTGTTTTTCTAACCTTTACTTCCCGTGTAACCGAGCGCCCATCTTGGTATCTATGGTAAGAAAAGTTATCTAAACCAAGCATTTCAGTAAACTGGTGAAAGGTCATAAAGTCATCTTTGGTAAACTCTTCACCATCTTTGGTTACTAAGCCGTCGATATACATGGAATCACCATTAATATTGCAGTTGGCAATAGCTCCATAAGGCTTACCATATTCTTCTACTTTAAGTGCCCTAACCATTTTAAGCTCAAAGCACCACTCACCTAATTGTATGTAGCGATTAAAATTGTCTGACATGCAAACTCCGTTATTGTTATTTTCGTTGCGTTAAAAGTAATCCTATTTAGCTACCGGCTAAAGACTTCCTTTCTACAGACAATTCCTCCATGATCAACCATAGTCACGTTAACAATATCCAAATTAACAACTTTAGTAACTTAGCAGTGTTTCACTACAGTGGTGTTACAACGAGGCCACATTATGTCATTTGTCGGGCCCAAAATACCATTGAATTACTGACTATTTTTAAACCTAAGCAAAAACATTAACTTATGTCAACAAATTGCATGAAAAACTCGCTTTTTTACCGCATTTTCCGTGCACATCTCGACAAATCGCAGTAATCTAAGCTCAAAACCCAAACTAAATAACAATAATTAGTGATGAACAAAATCAAACCTTTTTTACTGGGTAGTGTCATTTTGCTGGTATTTATTCTAGCTACCGCATCAGCCTGGATATACAGCAGCATTTACAATGCGATACCGCAACTAGACGGCAATACCGCGCTATACGGTCTTAACGCAAAAGTTGAAATCACTCGTGATGAATACGGTATCGCAACAATCCGAGCCGACAGCCGTTTGGATGCCGCTATGGCACTTGGTTTTGTTCATGGCCAAGAGCGCTTTTTCCAAATGGATCTGCTGCGCCGAAACTCAGCGGGTGAGCTTTCTAGCTTGTTTGGTGAAGTTGCCCTTGATTATGATAAAAAAATTCGTTTACACCGTTTTAGAGAGCGTGCCAGAGCAATTATCAATAAGCTTCCTAAGAACGAATTTGAACTGATTGAAGCGTATACTCGGGGCGTTAATCAAGGTATTCAACGACTTGGTGCGAATCCATTCGAATATTTGTTACTGCGACAAACCCCAGTGCTCTGGCAAGAGGAAGATACCATACTGACCGTATTTAGCATGTACCTTGATTTACAGTACGCTGGCGGTGAACGCGAGTTAAGTCTTCTCGCTATGCAGCAATCATTACCTGAAGACCTCTTTGCTTTTTTAAACCCTAAAGGTACACAGTGGGATGCAGCAATAGATGGCACGCAAATGCCGCAGGCTGCTATGCCAACTAGCTTTCCAGCAGCGATATCATCTGACTTGAACACTTCTCACGCAAATAATAAAGAAACACAAGCACCCCTTTCCTTTATTAGCAAACAACTAACAGAACAAAACTTTGTCGGTTCAAACAACTGGGCCGTATCTGGCGCACTCACCAAAACGGGTAGTGCAATTGTGGCAAACGATATGCACTTAGGGCTTCGTGTGCCCAAC
This Thalassotalea euphylliae DNA region includes the following protein-coding sequences:
- a CDS encoding (2Fe-2S)-binding protein gives rise to the protein MITLNVNGRAHQYSDDENMPLLWALRDILNYTGTKYGCGKGLCGACTVHLNGQPVRSCATPVSAVNGQKITTIEGLSSDGDHPVQQAWQTLNVPQCGYCQSGQMMSAAALLATNPNPNDAQIEQAMSGNICRCGTYERIKKAIHLAADLSTSTANVDDLAVDVGSTGKLSTGKQGA
- a CDS encoding nucleotidyltransferase family protein, giving the protein MKIATKDFAILILAAGSSSRLGQAKQLVKIDGEYLLIRQIKLALKLSNNVTVVIGHEAETYQKLLAPLPVNIIENSKWSTGMGSSIACGVCNIINASNASGLLLMLVDQWQVTEQDIAKLITGHSMGEQLATISCWTETDNNSVEFGPPVIFSQALFDQLSKLDGKEGAKFVLAKLRAQSKQLVEQIELTNAKADLDTPEQLRKLQFQRKA